From a single Apium graveolens cultivar Ventura chromosome 2, ASM990537v1, whole genome shotgun sequence genomic region:
- the LOC141705854 gene encoding CASP-like protein 4D1, producing the protein MTTPPPSSIMPPPSTAVVWRSVGLVLRVLTVICLVISLIIITTNTATLPSNFGQIKIRFQDVKAYRYVLATIVIGLVYGFLQTAFAIYHVTSGNRINGGDALYFFDFYGDKLISYLLATGTGAGFGVTVDLKDANSVSALDKFFNKASAASSILLLAFIFMAISSILSSLSLPKRA; encoded by the exons ATGACGACACCGCCACCATCATCGATAATGCCACCACCGTCAACTGCCGTGGTGTGGCGGTCCGTGGGGTTGGTATTGAGAGTGCTGACAGTGATATGCTTGGTGATATCGCTCATCATCATCACCACCAACACCGCCACCTTACCTTCGAATTTTGGTCAGATCAAGATCCGTTTTCAGGATGTCAAAGCTTATAG GTATGTGCTTGCGACAATAGTGATTGGACTTGTTTATGGTTTTCTCCAAACTGCATTTGCGATATATCATGTGACTTCTGGGAATCGCATTAATGGCGGAGATGCCCTTTACTTTTTCGACTTCTACGGTGACAAG TTGATATCGTATTTGCTAGCCACTGGCACCGGAGCAGGATTCGGGGTGACAGTAGATTTGAAGGATGCAAATTCAGTCTCAGCGCTTGACAAGTTTTTCAACAAGGCCAGTGCTGCATCTAGcattcttctgctggccttcaTCTTTATGGCAATATCGTCCATTTTGTCATCTTTATCTCTGCCAAAGAGAGCTTGA
- the LOC141707078 gene encoding hydrophobic protein RCI2B-like has translation MGSATFIEIVLAIILPPLGVFLRFECQTEFWICLLLTFLGWLPGILYALYVLTK, from the exons ATGGGAAGCGCTACGTTTATCGAAATCGTGTTGGCCATCATCCTTCCTCCACTTGGTGTTTTCCTTAGATTTGAATGTCAG ACAGAGTTCTGGATCTGTTTGCTTCTGACATTTTTGGGGTGGCTACCAGGAATTTTATATGCTCTCTATGTCCTCACCAAGTAA